One window of Erwinia aphidicola genomic DNA carries:
- a CDS encoding DUF2569 domain-containing protein, translating into MECIKCDQPAISESDYCAACEKKELSKIGGWLWFPLTALILNGCLYTASFVNNLNILMFNYKNISNTLKSLLIYETAMMLALVTGSIYLGSLFFRKKRTLPLYYITLLITAIAVDLSDLWLADHFLQIEVNAADIKRIAQKVIHAAVWIPYFLISVRVKRTFIR; encoded by the coding sequence ATGGAATGTATCAAGTGCGACCAGCCCGCGATTAGTGAATCTGATTACTGCGCAGCCTGTGAGAAAAAAGAGCTCAGTAAAATTGGCGGCTGGCTGTGGTTCCCATTAACCGCACTGATTTTGAACGGCTGCCTCTATACAGCTAGTTTTGTAAACAATTTGAATATATTGATGTTTAACTACAAAAATATAAGCAACACGTTAAAATCACTATTAATTTACGAAACAGCTATGATGCTAGCTCTGGTGACTGGTAGCATCTATCTCGGAAGCTTATTTTTCAGAAAAAAGCGCACTCTCCCCCTGTACTATATCACTCTACTTATCACAGCCATCGCGGTTGACCTTTCAGATCTTTGGCTAGCGGATCATTTTTTACAGATTGAGGTTAACGCTGCTGATATAAAACGAATCGCACAGAAGGTTATTCATGCTGCGGTCTGGATCCCCTATTTCCTGATATCAGTTAGGGTGAAGAGAACATTTATACGCTAA
- a CDS encoding LysR family transcriptional regulator yields MNKSSLAGTDRIELMQTFVRIVEAGSLSAAAARLETSQPTISRRLQALEKLLGLKLVQRTTHVMKLTEDGERCYAHAKTLLESWQGIEDDLRGVTEEPQGVLRVLAPHAFGQDQMIAPLQSYLQRYPKMTVDWMLSDRRPDFIAEGIDCAVHVGPVTDPSVVALLVAEVPRIVIGTPALLAQRPLPRHPQQLQDLPWLSLSIFYRHSVTLSHEQSGEMQRFDIQPRLMTDSLYALRNAALAGMGVGIASSWVVAEDIARGELLHLAPEWQASALPVYLVYPHARYYPARLRMFLALMKEVMPALSGTQHPGR; encoded by the coding sequence ATGAACAAATCTTCTCTTGCTGGCACGGACCGTATAGAACTGATGCAGACCTTCGTGCGCATCGTTGAAGCAGGCAGCCTGTCTGCGGCGGCCGCGCGTCTGGAAACCAGCCAGCCGACCATCAGCCGCCGCCTGCAGGCGCTGGAAAAGCTGCTCGGCCTGAAGCTGGTGCAGCGCACCACGCACGTCATGAAGCTGACCGAGGACGGCGAACGCTGCTATGCGCATGCCAAAACGCTGCTGGAGAGCTGGCAGGGGATCGAGGACGATCTGCGCGGCGTCACCGAGGAGCCGCAGGGCGTGCTGCGCGTGCTGGCTCCGCACGCCTTTGGTCAGGACCAGATGATCGCTCCGCTGCAATCCTATCTGCAGCGTTACCCCAAAATGACCGTCGACTGGATGCTGAGCGACCGCCGCCCGGACTTTATTGCCGAGGGTATCGACTGCGCGGTGCACGTCGGCCCGGTAACCGATCCGTCGGTGGTGGCCCTGCTGGTGGCGGAAGTGCCGCGTATTGTGATCGGCACCCCGGCGCTGCTGGCACAGCGGCCGCTGCCGCGCCATCCCCAGCAGCTGCAGGACCTGCCGTGGCTGTCGCTGAGTATTTTCTATCGCCACAGCGTGACGCTCAGCCATGAGCAGAGCGGGGAGATGCAACGTTTTGATATTCAGCCACGCCTGATGACCGACAGCCTGTACGCGCTGCGCAATGCGGCGCTGGCTGGGATGGGGGTGGGCATTGCCTCGTCCTGGGTGGTGGCAGAGGATATTGCGCGCGGTGAGCTGCTGCATCTGGCCCCCGAGTGGCAGGCTTCCGCGCTGCCGGTTTATCTGGTTTATCCGCATGCGCGCTACTACCCGGCGCGTTTACGCATGTTTCTGGCGCTGATGAAAGAGGTCATGCCGGCACTGAGCGGGACTCAGCACCCGGGAAGATAG
- a CDS encoding MFS transporter, which translates to MSTLSGASLTPPPLSGRTVLMLASGAGFSVASIYYSQPMLAILSGDLHASVTASGLVPTLTQMGYALGILLLAPLGDRHDRRTIITIKGVLLTLALLLSAAAGNIMVLLAASLAIGITATMAQDIVPASASLSPEAQRGKTVGTVMTGLLLGILLSRVVSGLVAQVFGWRVMFILAAALVLMMTLILWRRLPHIAPSTSLSYPALLASMRHLWRQHGELRRAALAQGLLSVGFSAFWSTLAVMLHNHYGLGSATAGAFGLAGAAGALAAPLAGAMADRRGPALVTQFSTALATVSFAALFLLPLLPVPAQLALIVISAIGFDFGVQATLVSHQTLIFGLEPAARSRLNALMFTGVFIGMAIGSALGSLMLEKAGWPGVVALLTLAGAGSFIVRMQGRAARCPTAPSAPR; encoded by the coding sequence ATGTCGACCCTCTCCGGCGCATCACTCACTCCTCCACCGCTCAGCGGCCGCACCGTGCTGATGTTAGCCAGCGGCGCGGGCTTTAGCGTGGCATCCATCTATTACAGCCAGCCGATGCTGGCGATTTTATCCGGCGATCTGCACGCCAGCGTCACCGCCAGCGGCCTGGTGCCGACGCTGACGCAGATGGGCTACGCGCTGGGTATCTTACTGCTGGCTCCGCTGGGCGACCGTCACGATCGCCGCACCATCATCACCATCAAGGGCGTGCTGCTGACGCTGGCGCTGCTGCTGAGCGCCGCCGCGGGCAACATCATGGTGCTGCTGGCTGCCAGCCTGGCCATTGGTATTACCGCGACCATGGCGCAGGATATTGTTCCGGCCTCGGCCAGCCTGTCACCGGAAGCGCAGCGCGGTAAAACCGTCGGCACGGTGATGACCGGGCTGCTGCTTGGCATTCTGCTGTCGCGCGTGGTGAGCGGGCTGGTCGCGCAGGTTTTTGGCTGGCGCGTGATGTTTATCCTCGCGGCGGCGCTGGTGCTGATGATGACGCTGATTTTATGGCGCCGCCTGCCGCATATCGCCCCGAGCACCAGTCTGAGCTACCCGGCGCTGCTGGCCTCAATGCGCCATCTCTGGCGCCAGCATGGCGAACTGCGCCGCGCCGCGCTGGCGCAGGGGCTGCTGTCGGTTGGATTCAGCGCTTTCTGGTCGACGCTGGCGGTTATGCTGCATAACCACTACGGGCTTGGCAGCGCCACGGCGGGAGCATTTGGCCTCGCCGGCGCTGCCGGTGCGCTGGCGGCTCCGCTGGCGGGCGCCATGGCAGACCGCCGCGGCCCGGCGCTGGTGACGCAGTTCAGCACCGCGCTGGCGACCGTCTCCTTCGCGGCGCTGTTCTTACTGCCGCTGCTGCCGGTACCTGCCCAGCTGGCGCTGATTGTCATCTCCGCCATCGGCTTTGATTTCGGCGTGCAGGCTACGCTGGTATCGCACCAGACGCTGATTTTCGGCCTGGAACCGGCCGCCCGCAGCCGTCTCAATGCGCTGATGTTCACCGGGGTGTTTATTGGCATGGCAATAGGTTCAGCGCTCGGCAGCCTGATGCTGGAAAAAGCGGGCTGGCCTGGCGTGGTGGCGCTGCTGACGCTGGCAGGCGCGGGCAGCTTTATTGTCAGGATGCAGGGACGCGCCGCGCGTTGCCCCACTGCACCATCAGCACCACGCTGA
- a CDS encoding type I toxin-antitoxin system SymE family toxin, producing the protein MAKRDCKSEPQATEVPQPTHRCEFHSSALHHGLFLRGEWLEQAGFITFTIKLVDLKDDSLLCR; encoded by the coding sequence ATGGCTAAGCGCGATTGTAAGTCAGAACCGCAGGCAACTGAAGTACCGCAACCGACCCACCGCTGTGAGTTTCATAGCAGCGCCCTGCATCATGGGCTGTTTTTACGCGGAGAGTGGCTGGAGCAGGCGGGATTTATAACTTTCACGATAAAGCTTGTAGACTTAAAAGATGATTCTTTGCTTTGTCGATAA
- a CDS encoding EamA family transporter, whose amino-acid sequence MIALRHLAFLAPCVWGSTYYVTTQFLPDDKPLLAALIRALPAGLILICGARLPEWRWLLRLLVLGALNIGLFFILLFSAAYRVPGGVVALIGALQPLAVIALSSLLLAQRASRSQLLAAGLGAVGVFLLIALPSGRLDPVGLLAAFLATLSMGSGLVLTKKWGRPPRMSMMTFTGWQLLAGGLVVLPAQLLTESLPSALTLTNLLGYAWVAIPGSLCAYWLWFAGAEANPPVVMSLLGLLSPLVALIIGYALLDQTLNASQRVGALLIFSVVLMVQWGNARRVPAS is encoded by the coding sequence TGTGGGGCTCCACCTACTATGTCACTACCCAGTTTTTACCGGATGATAAGCCGCTGCTGGCGGCACTGATCCGCGCGCTGCCCGCCGGGCTGATCCTGATTTGTGGGGCACGCCTGCCGGAGTGGCGCTGGCTGCTGCGGCTGCTGGTGCTGGGTGCGCTGAATATCGGCCTGTTCTTTATCCTGCTGTTTTCTGCAGCCTATCGCGTACCGGGTGGGGTGGTGGCGCTGATTGGGGCGCTGCAACCGCTGGCGGTGATCGCGCTCTCCAGCCTGCTGCTTGCGCAGCGCGCCAGCAGAAGCCAGCTGCTGGCGGCCGGGCTGGGGGCGGTGGGCGTTTTTCTGCTGATTGCGCTGCCTTCAGGACGGCTCGATCCCGTCGGGCTGCTGGCGGCGTTTCTCGCCACCCTGAGCATGGGCAGCGGGCTGGTCTTAACGAAAAAGTGGGGCAGGCCCCCACGGATGAGCATGATGACGTTTACCGGCTGGCAGCTGCTGGCCGGTGGACTGGTGGTGCTGCCCGCCCAGCTGCTGACGGAGTCCTTGCCGTCAGCGCTGACCCTGACCAATCTGCTTGGCTATGCCTGGGTGGCGATCCCCGGTTCGCTGTGCGCCTACTGGCTGTGGTTTGCCGGCGCCGAAGCAAACCCCCCGGTGGTGATGTCGCTGCTGGGGTTGCTCAGCCCGCTGGTGGCGCTGATCATCGGCTATGCGCTGCTCGACCAGACGCTGAACGCCAGCCAGCGGGTGGGTGCGCTGCTGATTTTCAGCGTGGTGCTGATGGTGCAGTGGGGCAACGCGCGGCGCGTCCCTGCATCCTGA
- a CDS encoding TonB-dependent siderophore receptor — MKTFTFKPCLLAVLITSIFSSSAFAASADDTLVVSASGDGSAATLPAYTNSATKSAVPESKTPQVINSVSSREISQRHANSLNEILRYAPGVSTETRGSTSYMSEYKIRGFTVDNTFYDGLQLPYNVTGNTKANIDPILIDHVDILKGPASVLYGNGSPGGLVNIQSKKPQREQQTEVGFNSGSRNLREGYIDSTGAIADSDWSYRFIGKASAGDDQPHSTQSENYLLAPSVTWQPSDKTRLTLDAQYQDIPSLTPSNPLPMAYLRSGHASRRDYSGDNWSGFKQRQWSVGYSFEHEFDSGWGFAQKARYFDVDTHQRSIYATGSMTQTADSIILPRFAYTTDEDLRSFNIDNQLTKQVDIGDVKNHLMVGIDHQRLDSHFNYQYASQKSPDIDMLHPDYNLVSESALGLYTAQKNRLSYNQTGYYFQDQIEFDQLSLIAGLRYDDYRSTNTNSLSNNDKSWVEQHRLTKRLGALYTFDNGIAPFISYSEGFLPVSPTGNLTSAKPTTSRQLEGGVKYLLADYATTLTASVFTIRQKNVLTSDLSYLNYRQTGEVESKGAEVSLNARPTDNITIIANYAYTHALNTKDDKYQGKRPTQVAENAFNVWGDYTFDSSVLRGLTVGGGARYTGPMEISLANDQGKLGGTTLFDMALSYNMAAVDATLSGVTLKVSAQNLTNKETFTCYDTNNCWIGRDRTWQAGVSYSF; from the coding sequence ATGAAAACGTTTACTTTTAAGCCGTGCCTTCTTGCCGTGCTTATCACCAGCATCTTCAGTTCTTCCGCTTTTGCCGCCAGCGCCGATGACACCCTCGTGGTCAGTGCCTCCGGTGACGGCTCCGCAGCCACCCTGCCGGCTTACACCAACAGCGCCACTAAGTCGGCAGTGCCGGAGAGTAAAACACCGCAGGTGATTAACAGCGTCAGCAGCAGGGAAATTAGCCAGCGCCATGCCAACTCGCTGAATGAGATCCTGCGCTATGCGCCTGGCGTGTCGACAGAAACCCGCGGCTCGACCAGCTATATGAGCGAGTACAAAATTCGCGGTTTCACCGTCGATAACACCTTCTACGACGGCTTGCAGCTGCCGTATAACGTCACCGGTAATACTAAAGCCAATATTGACCCGATCCTGATCGATCACGTGGATATCCTGAAAGGCCCGGCCTCTGTGCTGTACGGCAACGGATCGCCGGGCGGCCTGGTCAACATTCAGAGTAAAAAACCGCAGCGCGAGCAGCAAACCGAAGTGGGCTTTAATTCGGGTAGCCGCAACCTGCGTGAAGGCTATATCGACAGTACCGGTGCGATTGCCGACAGCGACTGGAGTTACCGCTTTATCGGCAAGGCCAGCGCGGGCGACGATCAGCCACATTCCACTCAATCAGAAAATTACCTGCTGGCCCCTTCCGTGACCTGGCAGCCATCGGATAAAACGCGTCTGACCCTTGATGCCCAGTACCAGGATATCCCAAGCCTGACGCCGTCTAATCCGCTGCCGATGGCTTATCTGCGTTCGGGGCACGCTTCCCGCCGTGATTACTCCGGTGATAACTGGAGCGGCTTTAAGCAGCGCCAGTGGTCCGTTGGCTACAGTTTTGAACATGAGTTTGACAGCGGCTGGGGCTTCGCGCAGAAAGCACGCTACTTCGATGTCGATACCCATCAGCGCAGCATCTACGCCACCGGTAGCATGACGCAGACGGCGGACAGCATTATCCTGCCGCGCTTTGCCTACACCACCGACGAAGACCTGCGCAGCTTTAATATCGATAATCAGCTCACCAAACAGGTAGATATCGGCGACGTTAAAAACCATCTGATGGTCGGTATCGATCACCAGCGCCTGGACTCGCACTTTAACTATCAGTACGCCTCGCAGAAATCACCGGATATCGATATGCTGCACCCGGATTACAACCTGGTGTCAGAGTCCGCTCTGGGGTTGTATACCGCGCAGAAAAATCGCCTGAGCTACAATCAGACCGGCTACTACTTCCAGGACCAAATCGAGTTTGACCAGCTAAGCCTGATCGCCGGACTGCGCTATGACGACTACCGTTCAACCAATACCAACTCTCTGAGCAACAACGATAAGAGCTGGGTTGAACAGCATCGTCTGACCAAACGCCTCGGCGCGCTTTACACCTTCGATAACGGTATCGCGCCGTTTATCAGCTACTCCGAAGGTTTCCTGCCCGTGTCGCCAACCGGCAATCTGACCAGCGCCAAACCCACTACCAGCCGCCAGCTGGAAGGCGGTGTGAAATACCTGCTGGCTGACTATGCCACCACCCTGACAGCCTCGGTGTTTACTATCCGCCAGAAAAACGTGCTGACTTCCGATCTCAGCTATCTGAACTATCGTCAAACCGGGGAAGTGGAGTCGAAGGGGGCCGAAGTGTCGCTGAACGCCCGCCCAACCGACAATATCACTATCATCGCCAACTACGCCTATACCCACGCGCTGAATACCAAAGATGATAAATACCAGGGCAAGCGCCCTACCCAGGTGGCCGAGAATGCATTTAACGTTTGGGGGGATTATACCTTCGACAGCAGCGTGCTGCGCGGTCTGACCGTCGGTGGCGGTGCGCGTTATACCGGTCCGATGGAGATTTCGCTGGCCAACGATCAGGGCAAACTGGGCGGCACCACGCTGTTTGATATGGCGCTGTCCTACAATATGGCGGCAGTGGACGCAACGCTGTCGGGCGTCACGCTGAAAGTCAGCGCGCAGAACCTGACCAACAAAGAGACCTTCACCTGCTACGACACCAATAACTGCTGGATCGGCCGCGACCGTACCTGGCAGGCGGGCGTCAGCTACAGCTTCTAA